The nucleotide window CCGCTATGCATGGAACAATGCTGCGAACGTGTTGTTCTTAGAATCCCCAGCAGGAGTGGGATTCTCGTACACCAACACGACATCCGATCTCGAGAAGCATGGGGACAGGAACACGGCATCCGATAACTACATTTTTTTGGTCAAGTGGCTGGAGAGGTTCCCTGAGTTCAAAGGCAGGGACTTGTACATTGGCGGTGAGAGCTACGCTGGACACTATGTTCCTCAACTAGCCCATACTATCCTTGCCCATCACCCGAAGAGCTTCCTCAATCTCAAGGGCATTTTGATAGGTAACGCGGTGATTAACGACGAGACCGACTTGATGGGCATGTACGACTTTTTCGAGAGTCACGCGCTCATCTCCGAGGATTCTTTGCTTCAACTCAAGAATAACTGCGATCTCAAGACGGAGTCTGCGAGCGTGATGACCGAGGAGTGCGCGGTGGTGTCGGACCAAATCGACATGAATACATATTATCTGGACATCTACAACATATATGCTCCCTTGTGCCTCAACTCCACGCTCACTCGCAGGCCCAAGAGAGGAACCACAATAAGAGACTTCGACCCGTGCAGTGACAATTACGTGCAGGCCTACCTGAACAGGCATGAGGTTCAGGTAGCCCTGCACGCTAACGGTACAAAGCTACCTTATGAGTGGATGCCATGCAGCAGTGTGATAAAGAAGTGGAACGATAGTCCTACCACAGTCATTCCTCTGATCAAGGAGCTGATGGGTAAGGGTCTCCGCGTCTGGGTGTTCAGTGGGGATATGGACGGGAGAATCCCGGTCACGTCGACCAAATACTCGCTCAAGAAGATGAATCTAACAGCCAAAACGGCTTGGCATCCGTGGTACCTAGATGGAGAGGTGGGAGGATACACTGAAGAGTACAAAGGGAAGTTGACTTTTTCTACCGTGAGAGGGGCTGGTCATCAAGTTCCCAGCTTCCAACCAAAACGTTCTCTTTCACTCTTCATTCACTTCATCAATGACACTCCTCTCCCTGACACCTCTCGTTACTAAGTATTCACATCTGATATTGTTGATTTCTTCTTCTAATTAGCTTTTATTTAATCGCACATCCATTCTTTATCTATTCAGTAACTTTAaatgtcaatattttttttaatcacaagCTCAAAAGAGCAATTTATCTGTTTACCATATCTATCGTGCCCACATGTTCTACACTACTAAGATGGCACATTCAGTTGATCACATCTTTAGGAGTATGTAAAAGGAGATGCATACCAAGAAGTGATGAACCTTGACATCTTTCCAAGCCGATAATATTCGTGATTTCCCAATAAGCGCTCCTGAATACCCTTGTAATAATTGAAAAGAAGAGAAGCCTCATGGGCGTATATAAAGAAGACTACGTTGGTAAATCCGATAGTGACATATGATGCGTAATAAAAAGCTGTTAGTGTTTCTTTCTTCGCGAGGAAGTAAATAACCGAAGACGGCGACGGGAGAACACTCTTCTGCAGGTTACCAAGTAAAAGTTAAAATTGTTACTTATTTTATTCGCCCATTGTGTTCGGTATCTCTATCCAGAGCTATAATTAAACTAATAAACATATGGTTAAAGTTAATTAGAAGGAAACAGGTTTCATACATCAATCCTCCCATAAACCTACATTAAATCGGTTACCGTCATTTGtaactataattattttaaaataaaaacacacatttccataactaataataagtttattaaattaacttttACAGAGTATAAGTCTGTaaaagttgatgacaaaaaaaaaaaaaataaaaaaaataaacttcatAACCAAAATAACATACAGTAAGTAAAGTCATGGGATAATAATTAATAGGTCCATTATAACGAAATACTATAATAAAAGTCATTATAGAAGCTACCAAAtgcaataaatatttttttaaacatgagATTAAGGAAATCAAACTTAAGATAACCAGGATATCAAAAATCACACAGCCAGTATTATTAAGGAAAATACCAAATACGTGGTCCACAAAATTAGTAAATATTTGTGGCCTAAATCTCATGCTTTACCTGCCTTATACAAGGGACGGAACTGGAACTTGGCGCGCAGTCTAATCTTGTGGGACTGGGAGGAAAGAGCCTTGGAGTTTCAGAAGCCTCCGACCATTCAGAAAACCACCCCGGAACAGGATTAAACTTAGCTGCGTAAACTCGAAGAGAACGTTCAGTATTGTAGTAGTCGTTGACATACTGCAAAAAGTCAATGTTCAGCCTCCTGCAAACCGCTAACACGTGAGAACACGGATACTTGTAAAGTTGCCACATCCCACAACTGCAAACCCGATCAATGCGATGAACAACATATATCTTATTATTTCCATCTGCGACCTGAAACCTCTCTCCAGTATTGTCTAGTGGTAGCGCATCATATGTTTTTCCCTTGTCCTCTCCAAGCTTTGTCATGACATGTTGAGCATACTTGTCTCCACTCTTTAGTGATTCGCTGAGACGACCACGCTGGGATATGAAAAGCTCTGCCAGGTGATCAAAGATTAGCAAGACACAAGTTGTGATGGGAAGATAGTTTATGAAACCGTAAGTAGCAAAGATTAAGTTGGTCTCCATGATTCCAAATCTCAATCCGCCGTCATCATGAGCCAAAGCCCACTTATGCGGAGGTGTTTTGTCTAACCATTTCCGAGCCTCTGGATTCATCTCCTCGATTTTCTTCAAGTAGTAATCGAAACTCGAAACGCACCCCGTGGATCCAGCCTTGTAGACAAACTCCGTCAGGAGATTGTTATGGAAAGCGTCGAAAAATTCGAAGCAAAGATGCCTAAGACAGAACCGGTGTTGCGCCCACCGACACTCAGGTTCGTTGACAGCTGTAATAATGTCAGGATCCATAGCTGTTATTAAGCAAAGGCCTTCCCTGTGCGTTGCTTTCTTTCTGATGCAAGAGAAGAACCAACGCCAAGAATCGGCAGACAACTTTTCTTGAGAAACAACCGCAAACGCGAGCGGGAAGAGTTGGTTTTCGGCATCAAACCCAGCGGCGACTAGCAGTTTTCCGGAGTGTTTACCGCAGTCAACTGCGTCCACTATGATCACAGGTCTACAGTAAGGAAACCCTTCAACCGACTGATGAAACGCCCAAAACACAGAACGGAACGATGCCTCCTTGGGGTCGGGAAGAAGATCGTACTGCCACTCTAAACGCATTTTATTAGATGAGCAAAGGGAAGCCATGAACTTGGGCAATACGCTAAAACTCTTTTCGGAATCTCCCCAGATTGCAGTGGTGGCTTCCTTTTTAGCGTCCCACATGACAGCCCGCGAGACCGTGTATCCAAATTCTTCTTTCACCCACTTGTTTAGCTCTGGAACTGAGAGGGAGGGACGAGCCTTGAGTAGGCCTTCCAGCTCGGCCGCCAGAAAATCTGAGCCCACATCTACTGGCTCACAGGTATGAGGTCCGTTATATTTTGTTATCTCGTAGCCATTTCCCTTGGTTATTTTTGCTTCGAGACTCCATCTGCAGTTTTTGTATCCCACTGCACATCTTCTACTGACCCAACTATCAGAGTATAACTCGAAGCCTGGAGAAGACTTTCGTTGCCTTCTACAAGAGTACAACTCCACTGCTTTAACTAGCTCGTCTTTATCTTTAAAAACCATCCCAACACGCAACTCGCGTTCATCAAGCCATGAGCTAGATAAAAGCAACTCCTTTGGAACAGAGTCGCTTAGGTCATttgcatcatcatcttcttgcCGAGGACGCTTTCGCGGAGCATCGCCTTGATCAGAAACCACCGGTGTGACCTCTAAATAAAACTCCACATTGTTGATAGAAAAGTGGTAAGTTGGAACCTCAAGCATGGTCTCAAGACTAGAATCATCCACAACAGGCAAACGGATATACTTCACCACAGGCTGTTGAACAATGGAAGGGTATCTACCAATCACATCGATCTTGAACTTTCCTTTCTCAAATCCAGTGACTCCATGCAGATCATCTAACAATTTAGGTAAACTGATTTTACTTTCAACTCTGATCACTCTTGGACTTGATCCTTCGTAGAATGGACCATCAGGACCATCTTTAATACACCCGTTCCAGTAACACAACActggaattttttttgtctccatGAAAACCttcagaaaacaaaaattaaaaagatatgaaattaATTAGACCATGGAACATAACAATAAATGAGAAAGCTTTGTACAATACAAGCCTAAAAAGCTCCATTTCATTTTGATGATAACAGCAGCAAGCAAGTAAGAACACTACAATAAAACTACTACGCCATGGAAGAAAACAATAAAGAGTAAAAAGCTCATACTTTGCGGagataagtattttttttagtaaCTTTAACCAGTACCTCCGCCGTTTGGTTTCGATAAATTTCGTCTGGGAGGAGGAAGACGCTACTATTGCTAGATCTAACTATTGCATATGATGTGACACTCTATAGACACTGTTGTTATAAAAGAAAGAAGAcgaattattttttgaaatatttctaCGCAAGCAACATTAATGGGGTGGAAAGAGGCCCATTGGGCTTTCTTGGAGACGCTTTTGTTCGCGATTCTGCAGCTTTCTTCCCCCGacggaagacgaagaagaagaagaagataacgaAACACAAAGCATGAACGGAGCTTCGCTCTGCAATTCCGTTTTTCTCCATTCTCGTTTCAATTCACCTTGCTCCATCCCTTCGTCTGTTTATCTGAGTCCTCCATGTTTCACAACCTCTGCGTACATCTCATTTCCTCGAGCAGGCGTTACCAAAAGGAGTGATGGGTTTCGCTCATTCGCTGTAAGCAAACGTAGAAGCAGTATCCAAGATGatgtagaagaagaagaggaggatgatgatgatgaagattgGGATGAGTTTGAAGTAGAagctgaaggagaaggagaaggagaggaAGACGAAGGAGAGTTCTTGCCGATGGAGAAGATGAAGCGATGGCTAGAGAAGAAGCCTCGCGGGTTCGGTGTCGGCAAAAAGTACGAGACTTTAATAGAAGACAAGCTCCTCGAGGAGATTGAGCAGAGCTGGAAAGCTCAAGCTGCTAATCTCAACAAGCTCAAGAACAACGATCCTCTCAAGCCTCAACATAATCTCATCAAAGGTTTCctctttttgtttctctctctctttcctctctctctctcatcaaaAATCTCAATTAGCTGCTTTTGAATGATTATTATAATAGGTGAAACTCAAAGTGGGTTCCGTGTTCGTGTGACTAATCTTCCTAAGAAGAAGAATGTTCATAGGGATCTCAAGGCTGCTTTTAAAGAAGTGAGTGGGGTTTTGAATATAGAGCCGGCTGTGTCTGGTAATAAGAAGACTAAAGATCCTGTCTGTAAAGGGTTTGCTCTTGTTGATTTCAGAAGCGAGGTTGATGCAAACAGGTATATGAGAGTGTTTTGTAGATTAGCGTTTCTGTGTTTGGTGATGATGAGgataaagttttgtttttttaaggtTTGTGGAGCAGTTCAATGGAGAGAGATTGTCATTTGGGAAGGTTGTTAAGCAGATAAAGTGTCAGGTTGTGGAGGTTTCTTCGAACCAATCAGTTTCTGAGGAATTACGCTCGGATACAGTCTTTGAGGAGCTTCCTTTCCCTGACTTTGAAGCAGTTTCTAGTGTTGGTGTTGTTGAAGAAGATACTTTTGTGGATTCATGGGAAGAAGAATCATCAGATGATTCAGACAAAGAAGGAGATGAAACagaagtggaagaagaagagaatcttATCTCTAGTAGCATAGAACCTCCCAAAGAACGTGAGTCTAAAACCAATGTAAAGTCTCAGAAACAAGTTATGAAGCGAGAGACTAGAGAACACGAGGTGTTAGAGACACCTTTAGTTTCGTTCCAGGCGGTGAGTAAACCCAAGGAAGCACGTGTGGATAATGATGATGAACATGGTAGgtctgatgaagaagaagttgCTGAAGAGAATCTTGAACCTCTGAAAAGTTCAGTGTCGTCCTCAGATGAGGAAAGGATTGATAGAATCCGTAGGTTGGAGCTGAAGCTTCTAGGTAGAGAAAAGCTTTTGGGTGGTGGAGCTGACTCTGATAAACCTGAAGCAAAAACTGGTGGTAGAGTGGAAGgagagacgaagaagaagaagaagaaaaaagttcTTGTGAAAGGGAAGAAGTCCTCAACCATAGAGATTCCTGGATCTTCAAAGAGGTTAAAAAAGCATGCAGCAATCTTtgtggttaaaaaaaaagtaacgatggtagattttttttttacttgactGATTGATTTCTGTAATTACGATTTTCACAGGTTAAAGATGAAGGAGAAGGCTCTGTTAACTGGGGTCTTAGTCAAGTATGCGGCAAAAGTTGCTTCAACCTCAAATGATGAATGATCATTAGGAGAGTGAATCTTTTAAGTGTTTAGTCTGTCTCATCATTTCTTATTTTGACGTTTCAATTCATGGATATTGCTTAGGAACATGCTCAAGCAAACTTGGGTACATATCTCTATGGTTTAGAATCCTTTTGGACCCTTGTCTCTTATGTGGTTTGTGCTTTATTATAGATATGTTGGAAGTTAAGTGAAGCAAGTGTGGGTTAAAAACAGAAACTGAGAGATACATGTGGGTTTGTTGTTCCTTATCAGTTATCACatacaaaatttaaacaatGTCGGAATAATCTTGTCCTCTTCAACCTATTAAACAGTCTTATGGGGCTTCATCTCCTCGGCTGcagaaccaccaccaccattttGGTCTTGACAATCTTCTCACCTTATTTTGACAATCCCACTTTCAAAATCGAAGAAGATTCTAACGAGCTACCGAATTTTTGAGGTCTCTCAAGTTAAAAAAATGGTCTTGAGTTTGCACTTGTTGTCGCAGGAACGAGTTTAAACATGAAACCCCCACACAAAACTATCCCACTGTTCCCCAGAGGATAAAAGGATACAAATCTCTGAAACTGACTACAACAACTACATTGTCCGCAATTGGCTGATTAATTCAATTTCGAACCATATGTGCGGTACTGCAACCTACTATTAAGACATCTATGTATGTCTTCCACTTTTATTGAGTGGAGGAAACTAGTTTCATCCTAAAAGATTTCAGACACAAGATCAACCAAAACTAGTTCAAGAGCCAAAGCCAATATGCTTGAAACTGAGTCAAGACCAAAgccataaaaaaacaaaactaaactaGAACACAACAGTTTCCAAACATTGATGTACTTGATCATCTCTCAAAAACCACCAATTATAGCAATGAGACAAAGCTGCTTTAAGTGTAAATCTATTACATTATTAGCTCCTATTAAAATGGaaccaaagaaaaataaaatcgaAGATCAAGAAACTCACTCAAGAACAACTTTAGCACCAAGAGCCTTAAGCTTCTCAACAATCTTCTCACCTTCCTCTTTCGAAACGCCAGCTTTCAAAACCGAAGGAGTCTTCTCCACCAACTCCTTCGCTTCCTTAAGTCCCAGATCAGTAAAGCTCCTCACCTCCTTTATAATCTTTATCTTCCCTGACGCTTCAAACCCCTCAAGCTTTATCTCAAACACAGTCTTCTCCACTTTCGCCTCTTCACTCCCCccaccgccgccgccgccgccgccctGAGCGATCCCGGCGGCACCTACAGCTCCGGGCTTCATAACGGCGACGGTTGGTGTCTCCGtgatccctctcttcttcagtATTATCGCGCCGAGCTCTGAGATTTCCGATAAGGTTAGAGACGAGATCTCGTCGACGAGGCGGAACACGCGGTCTGTCGGTGGACTTCGGTGTTCTGTCGGATCGAATGTCGCGGGGTCGTAGTCGGTCGGGAGCTTCCTTTGATctatttcctcttcttcctcctcttcatcTTGTTTTCTCGCCGGTTGTCCGAAGCTCCGGTTGAGAAGAGAAGCGAGTGGTGATCTGGAGGTTTGAGATAACCTTGTTGATAAGTGTTGTCTGAATCTGAGGATCAAACTCATCTTTTTAACCGATCGAAGCTCTTCTTTTCTATCGGATGTAAGGTTTTTGCTGCATTTGAGGAAGAACCCTAAAGGAGGCGTTTGCGAAAGTCTGACGATCAGATTAACGTCCAGAAGCCCATTTATTATTTTAAGCCCATTTAGTCTCCCTTTGGCCCAACTAAACTTGCGTGAGTTTTTAATGGATTTTGATGAATTTCCCGGGTAGTTGTATCAAGTTTCGTAGCTGAGTTTTTATGTGCTATACAAAATGTTCGTCTCTTATGTTATCGACATGTTATATTTGAAGGGGATTCTCAATTATAAAGAATAAGCGTTAATGaattatttctttatttatcatattatatgtatatattatattttttaaaatttttgggtttagttataaaattattttgatgaattgtTAATATTAGGTCTGCAAAAAAACGAATTCAGATAAATTTATAGACTTGAACcaatataattatttgatttaaccGATTCATATTAGCTTAGATCAAATTATTCGATTTAGGACGATTAAAACAGTTTAGGACAGTTAAACCGATTTGACCCCGTTTAGATTGGTCCGTTAGAGTTTGAAGGCCAGTCTCAGGCACGCAAAAGAAAATCAGGAAAAGTATTACATCAATCTTCAAAATGCTTGCAGAAAAATGATATTTATGATATTTAACTAgttgaaataaattttataccAAGCCAAGAATTACAACTGTCTGTTGTTGGGCTCGCTTAAAAGCAAGACCCTCCAAAAATAGGCGTATGCCACTTAGCATGGAGAGCACACGGTATTCTTTAGTAAAAGGCGAAAGAATAGTTCGCTTTGTGCTCACCACATGGCTGCGTGGATTGGAAGACTGAGCTAAGGCCACATTTTATACGCGTCTCTCCCTTGTAACAAACTCCAGCTTCCCGATGTGGGATGTTGTAATCCGTTCTTTCACTTCTTTCTATTTACCGCTTTCGTTTTCCTATTGTTTCATTTTAAGACCCTTTATTTTATTCGATGGAAAGAAAACCCCATTTCAATTCCAATTACATATCCCTTTTCTTATTGAAGGTCATTATAAAATATCCATTTAAATCCCAGTGTTCAATCTCATCTTCATCCTCACACCTCTCTTTTTGATTGAAGCCTTTGATTacaaaatgttttgttttatcaGGTATATTGATAATACTGTTGTGGATTATCTTCGTTTACTTGCACATCTCATTCATAATCTTGTATATATCGGTGGATTTAGTGCTGTGAATAATGTCTAGTTGATAAATGATTTTAACCTTTTCCAGTTACAGACTTGGACAATGATAGTGAGTGTAAGCTTGTTTCTTAATTTAGGACCCATAATTCATGTGATAACTTGCACGGAAATGAAGCTACAAGACAAATTTGGAGCAGATGACAGCATTATCTCCGCCAAGTAGGAGATCTAGTCCATCGATTCCTCTTCACTGAAAAAAAGCTTCTACAACCTGAGCTTAAGCTTGAGCCTGCATTGTAGTGTTAGTGACCCAGTTATGGCAAAGCACAGGATCAGTATTGAGATCTGAGAATGGAAGAGTGGTAGTGAATTCATCCAATCATGCTATTGTAATAAAATGAAGGTTGTGCATCTAAAGTATGGAACTGAATGGGGCGGGTTAACACTAGGATTTAAATACGCTATTCCAGAAAGGTTTACAATTCACCAAAATGCCAGTCACGTTTCAAAATAAGACACGACCCTGACCCGACTGTACGCTGGTTCGGTTGACAACTTTGTCTAGAATAAAAAGAGACAATTGCATCAGAGAGGATCCAGAGAATAACATTCTGACTACAATCATCCAGACAGAAGAGTTTCTTAGTTTCAATCCGCAATAGGGCCAATTATGACCACAAGAGTGAGAAT belongs to Brassica rapa cultivar Chiifu-401-42 chromosome A07, CAAS_Brap_v3.01, whole genome shotgun sequence and includes:
- the LOC103830890 gene encoding uncharacterized protein LOC103830890 — protein: METKKIPVLCYWNGCIKDGPDGPFYEGSSPRVIRVESKISLPKLLDDLHGVTGFEKGKFKIDVIGRYPSIVQQPVVKYIRLPVVDDSSLETMLEVPTYHFSINNVEFYLEVTPVVSDQGDAPRKRPRQEDDDANDLSDSVPKELLLSSSWLDERELRVGMVFKDKDELVKAVELYSCRRQRKSSPGFELYSDSWVSRRCAVGYKNCRWSLEAKITKGNGYEITKYNGPHTCEPVDVGSDFLAAELEGLLKARPSLSVPELNKWVKEEFGYTVSRAVMWDAKKEATTAIWGDSEKSFSVLPKFMASLCSSNKMRLEWQYDLLPDPKEASFRSVFWAFHQSVEGFPYCRPVIIVDAVDCGKHSGKLLVAAGFDAENQLFPLAFAVVSQEKLSADSWRWFFSCIRKKATHREGLCLITAMDPDIITAVNEPECRWAQHRFCLRHLCFEFFDAFHNNLLTEFVYKAGSTGCVSSFDYYLKKIEEMNPEARKWLDKTPPHKWALAHDDGGLRFGIMETNLIFATYGFINYLPITTCVLLIFDHLAELFISQRGRLSESLKSGDKYAQHVMTKLGEDKGKTYDALPLDNTGERFQVADGNNKIYVVHRIDRVCSCGMWQLYKYPCSHVLAVCRRLNIDFLQYVNDYYNTERSLRVYAAKFNPVPGWFSEWSEASETPRLFPPSPTRLDCAPSSSSVPCIRQKSVLPSPSSVIYFLAKKETLTAFYYASYVTIGFTNVVFFIYAHEASLLFNYYKGIQERLLGNHEYYRLGKMSRFITSWYASPFTYS
- the LOC103830892 gene encoding protein DEK, whose protein sequence is MNGASLCNSVFLHSRFNSPCSIPSSVYLSPPCFTTSAYISFPRAGVTKRSDGFRSFAVSKRRSSIQDDVEEEEEDDDDEDWDEFEVEAEGEGEGEEDEGEFLPMEKMKRWLEKKPRGFGVGKKYETLIEDKLLEEIEQSWKAQAANLNKLKNNDPLKPQHNLIKGETQSGFRVRVTNLPKKKNVHRDLKAAFKEVSGVLNIEPAVSGNKKTKDPVCKGFALVDFRSEVDANRFVEQFNGERLSFGKVVKQIKCQVVEVSSNQSVSEELRSDTVFEELPFPDFEAVSSVGVVEEDTFVDSWEEESSDDSDKEGDETEVEEEENLISSSIEPPKERESKTNVKSQKQVMKRETREHEVLETPLVSFQAVSKPKEARVDNDDEHGRSDEEEVAEENLEPLKSSVSSSDEERIDRIRRLELKLLGREKLLGGGADSDKPEAKTGGRVEGETKKKKKKKVLVKGKKSSTIEIPGSSKRLKMKEKALLTGVLVKYAAKVASTSNDE
- the LOC103830891 gene encoding serine carboxypeptidase-like 40 — protein: MGERHACYVLAYVLLLMYMSSQVECSNQVHALSRLYLSKRGVGSSVDTTHFKAVKNLKPSSSPNVVNQKELRKRDLIRRLPGQPPVDFDQYGGYVTVNESAGRSFFYYFVEASSSIKDSSPLFIWLNGGPGCSSLAYGALQELGPFRVHSDGKTLFRNRYAWNNAANVLFLESPAGVGFSYTNTTSDLEKHGDRNTASDNYIFLVKWLERFPEFKGRDLYIGGESYAGHYVPQLAHTILAHHPKSFLNLKGILIGNAVINDETDLMGMYDFFESHALISEDSLLQLKNNCDLKTESASVMTEECAVVSDQIDMNTYYLDIYNIYAPLCLNSTLTRRPKRGTTIRDFDPCSDNYVQAYLNRHEVQVALHANGTKLPYEWMPCSSVIKKWNDSPTTVIPLIKELMGKGLRVWVFSGDMDGRIPVTSTKYSLKKMNLTAKTAWHPWYLDGEVGGYTEEYKGKLTFSTVRGAGHQVPSFQPKRSLSLFIHFINDTPLPDTSRY
- the LOC103830893 gene encoding 50S ribosomal protein L7/L12, with amino-acid sequence MSLILRFRQHLSTRLSQTSRSPLASLLNRSFGQPARKQDEEEEEEEIDQRKLPTDYDPATFDPTEHRSPPTDRVFRLVDEISSLTLSEISELGAIILKKRGITETPTVAVMKPGAVGAAGIAQGGGGGGGGGSEEAKVEKTVFEIKLEGFEASGKIKIIKEVRSFTDLGLKEAKELVEKTPSVLKAGVSKEEGEKIVEKLKALGAKVVLE